The Salvelinus sp. IW2-2015 linkage group LG31, ASM291031v2, whole genome shotgun sequence genome window below encodes:
- the sall3b gene encoding sal-like protein 3b, translating to MSRRKQAKPQHLKLDEEALQTDVATEHALLEGMDXEERRRGIEEAHVRKQIAEYFTWAELYEHQRSCTEDLPQVLIVKEDEGIPEPEGSPAGSSPTLSLAILNLAHSDSADMXSVDGGLELVEPMNYNDNDSTDMLEEMNMGEKEDESMEVEQQHHDKYKSSSPQNPPDITELAIPSSQSSSVTSSMPSTNVTLEILHSTRVAVAQFSQSLHSSGAGGKAATAAIPVILEHLLALQQQQVHQLQLIEQIRSQVAFMNRQPTQTALNPVSRALSLAPNPFPSQGLIAPPVLPLSGTIPSAVNGQASVSSASVLERSHTLSKQTSYGQAHMRDARCTSAPSDNSAPPPTSCNNISSLHPPYMGSYSHTSSSCTQTLTSSSPLSMQDQSNSLLSSPSSLPFLPQSPPSSVIFPNPLASIAATTNALDPLSALMKHHRNGKLPSVSMFDTKPSPEEPFFKHKCRFCAKVFGSDSALQIHLRSHTGERPFKCNLCGNRFSTKGNLKVHFQRHKEKYPHVQMNPYPVPEYLDNVPTSSGIPYGMSFPPEKTGATWLDSKPVSATVPTSMGIQLPFTLTTMGSSSGSLSVTPPIKSPFGPSPALSECVSLSLNTTGNETSVPTALESPQSNQEGESSHVLKAEEIHLPQNWMTRPRVSPFTVATSKAMTITTSTPEPSALTSNFLPLSLASDPFKAKFPFGGLLDSMQTSETSKLQQLVENIDKKITDPNQCVLCHRVLSCQSALKMHYRIHTGERPFRCKVCGRAFTTKGNLNTHIGVHRANPPLRVQHSCPICQRKFTNAVVLQQHIRMHMGGQISNSPLMDGLQDLDTDLSFHEKNFDSLKNYDNDLMFDNSMGEEEXDEEEEEVDNMEGGVDTLKPLSSVFSSPPNSDAVVFSIAALENQMKMIDSTINLNHSFGLKSMMNGFMDSERRVAIHSSIVGEGQNHNAASSPTVSESSTCMHVPVSPAQSNSEVHLCNSPSGKHSGESQEIKASVKSEEFDSPTSTPVLENGVTLDLRGMQPNRQCVKQESPYSTLFLSKERGSSQSIPSLITSIAPRMIKSEMNGHHRPTNFNEGLHHPFGLQVPAAPPSLVSPGITSLLRPPHLRRTPKQHNCHACGKNFSSASALQIHERTHTGEKPFGCSICGRAFTTKGNLKVHMGTHMWNNAPARRGRRLSVENPMALLGGEAAMKFGEMFQKDLTERAMNVDPGFWNRYASAITNGLAMKKNEISVIQNGGILQLYPMTAGMDRVSTGGSPPMTSLGKTAMDLGINRPDTFLC from the exons CTCTATTGGAGGGAATGGATGASGAGGAGCGCCGCCGTGGCATTGAGGAAGCGCACGTGCGTAAACAAATTGCTGAGTACTTCACCTGGGCCGAACTGTATGAGCACCAGAGAAGCTGCACAGAGGACCTACCTCAGGTCCTCATTGTGAAGGAAGATGAGGGGATCCCTGAACCTGAGGGGTCCCCAGCTGGATCCTCTCCAACCCTCAGCCTGGCCATTCTTAACCTGGCCCACAGTGACTCAGCAGACATGGRGTCAGTGGACGGGGGCCTCGAACTGGTGGAGCCTATGAATTATAATGATAATGACAGCACAGATATGTTAGAGGAGATGAACATGGGGGAGAAGGAGGATGAATCCATGGAGGTGGAGCAGCAGCACCACGACAAATATAAGTCATCTAGCCCCCAGAATCCCCCAGACATAACTGAGTTGGCCATCCCTTCATCTCAGTCGTCCTCTGTGACCAGCAGCATGCCCAGTACGAACGTAACGCTGGAGATCCTCCACAGTACCCGGGTGGCTGTTGCCCAGTTCTCCCAGAGCCTCCACAGTAGTGGGGCAGGAGGGAAGGCGGCCACAGCGGCCATCCCAGTGATCCTAGAGCACCTGCTGGCTTTGCAGCAGCAACAGGTCCACCAGTTGCAGCTTATTGAGCAGATCCGTAGCCAGGTGGCCTTCATGAACAGACAGCCCACACAAACAGCACTAAACCCAGTCTCCAGGGCCCTTTCACTGGCACCAAACCCTTTCCCCTCCCAAGGCCTCATCGCTCCCCCTGTCCTACCACTGTCTGGGACCATACCCTCTGCTGTCAATGGACAAGCGTCTGTGTCTTCGGCATCTGTGCTTGAAAGATCCCACACACTCTCCAAACAAACTTCATATGGACAGGCCCACATGAGAGATGCTAGATGTACCTCAGCTCCCTCGGACAACTCTGCCCCTCCCCCTACTAGCTGCAACAATATTTCCTCATTACATCCTCCCTACATGGGTTCATACTCACACACAAGCAGTAGCTGTACTCAGACCCTGACCTCGTCCAGCCCACTCTCCATGCAGGATCAGAGCAACAGTCTCCTCAGCTCACCATCCAGCCTGCCGTTTCTACCTCAGAGCCCCCCCAGCAGTGTCATCTTCCCCAACCCCCTGGCCAGCATCGCAGCCACGACTAATGCCCTCGACCCCCTTTCCGCCCTGATGAAGCACCACCGGAATGGCAAGCTGCCCAGTGTGTCCATGTTCGACACCAAGCCCAGCCCTGAGGAGCCCTTTTTCAAACATAAGTGCAGGTTCTGCGCCAAAGTGTTTGGCAGCGACAGCGCGCTGCAGATCCACCTGCGCTCTCACACCGGGGAGAGGCCCTTCAAGTGCAACCTCTGCGGCAATCGCTTCTCCACTAAAGGGAACCTGAAAGTCCACTTCCAGAGACACAAAGAAAAGTATCCCCATGTTCAGATGAACCCTTATCCAGTGCCGGAATATTTAGACAATGTGCCAACGAGCTCTGGTATTCCCTATGGCATGTCATTCCCTCCTGAAAAAACAGGAGCCACTTGGCTGGATAGCAAGCCTGTTTCAGCGACGGTACCCACCTCTATGGGCATTCAGCTTCCCTTCACTCTCACTACTATGGGAAGCTCAAGTGGATCTCTAAGTGTCACACCACCCATCAAATCTCCTTTTGGGCCCTCCCCAGCCTTAAGTGAATGTGTGTCTTTGTCGCTGAACACTACAGGCAATGAAACCAGTGTTCCCACAGCTTTAGAGTCTCCACAGTCTAATCAGGAGGGGGAATCCTCCCATGTCTTGAAAGCAGAGGAAATCCATCTGCCCCAAAACTGGATGACTAGACCCAGGGTGAGTCCATTTACTGTGGCAACAAGTAAAGCCATGACTATTACCACATCCACACCCGAGCCCAGTGCTTTGACTTCCAACTTTCTACCACTTTCCCTGGCCTCTGACCCGTTCAAAGCAAAGTTTCCATTCGGTGGCCTCCTGGACTCTATGCAAACGTCAGAGACCTCAAAGCTCCAGCAGCTGGTGGAGAACATAGACAAGAAGATAACAGACCCCAACCAGTGTGTCCTTTGTCACCGCGTGCTCAGCTGCCAAAGCGCGCTGAAGATGCACTACCGTATCCACACTGGGGAGAGGCCCTTTAGATGTAAGGTGTGTGGCAGGGCTTTCACCACCAAAGGAAACCTGAATACACACATTGGTGTCCACAGAGCAAACCCTCCTCTCCGGGTTCAACATTCATGCCCCATCTGCCAGAGGAAGTTCACCAACGCTGTAGTGCTACAGCAGCACATCCGCATGCACATGGGGGGTCAGATCTCAAACTCGCCCTTGATGGACGGCCTACAGGACCTCGACACTGATCTCTCCTTCCACGAGAAGAACTTTGACAGCCTGAAAAACTATGACAATGACCTCATGTTTGACAACTCCATGGGGGAGGAAGAGGAKgatgaagaagaagaagaggtagaCAATATGGAGGGGGGTGTAGATACCCTTAAACCCCTGAGCTCTGTCTTTAGTTCTCCTCCCAACTCTGATGCTGTTGTCTTCAGCATAGCTGCACTGGAGAACCAAATGAAAATGATAGACTCCACCATAAACCTAAACCACTCCTTTGGGCTAAAGTCAATGATGAATGGTTTTATGGACAGTGAACGCCGCGTTGCTATCCACTCCTCTATAGTGGGAGAAGGACAGAATCACAATGCAGCCAGCAGCCCAACCGTGTCTGAATCGTCCACGTGTATGCATGTACCAGTGTCACCTGCGCAAAGCAATTCGGAGGTCCACCTCTGCAATTCCCCATCTGGGAAGCACAGTGGAGAGTCCCAAGAGATCAAAGCCTCAGTGAAGAGTGAGGAATTTGATTCGCCCACCTCAACTCCGGTACTGGAAAATGGAGTGACTTTGGATCTGAGAGGGATGCAACCTAACAGGCAGTGTGTGAAACAGGAGAGTCCTTACAGTACGCTGTTCCTGAGTAAAGAACGTG GTTCCAGCCAAAGCATTCCTAGCCTGATTACCAGCATTGCGCCAAGGATGATCAAATCTGAAATGAATGGGCACCATCGACCAACGAACTTCAACGAGGGGCTGCATCATCCATTCGGCCTCCAGGTCCCTGCTGCTCCTCCATCTCTGGTGAGCCCAGGAATCACCTCTCTGCTTAGGCCACCTCACCTTCGACGGACCCCGAAGCAACACAACTGCCATGCATGTGGGAAGAACTTCTCCTCAGCCAGCGCTCTACAGATCCATGAGCGgacccacacaggggagaaacctttcGGTTGCTCCATCTGTGGCAGGGCATTCACAACTAAAGGAAACCTGAAG GTACACATGGGCACTCATATGTGGAACAACGCACCAGCCAGAAGAGGCAGGCGTCTGTCGGTGGAGAACCCCATGGCCTTGCTGGGTGGGGAAGCTGCCATGAAGTTCGGAGAGATGTTTCAGAAGGACCTGACGGAACGGGCCATGAACGTGGACCCAGGGTTCTGGAACCGCTACGCATCAGCTATAACCAACGGCCTAGCCATGAAGAAGAATGAGATCTCAGTGATCCAGAATGGGGGGATTCTACAGCTTTATCCCATGACGGCAGGCATGGACAGAGTCAGCACTGGGGGTAGCCCACCAATGACCAGTCTTGGAAAGACAGCCATGGACCTTGGAATTAACAGACCCGACACTTTTCTATGTTAA